The segment TATAAGCTAGAAATAATTTTAAAGATTATAAAAGCTAATATAAGATAGAATACCAGCCTTTCAAATTTTAAATCTCAATAATTTATTATTTTGACAGATTAATCACAAAAGGCAGTTTTATGGAGAAGATATTAGATATAATTGAGTCAATCGCTCATGAGAAAAATTTAAGCATTGATGATGTAAAAGCTCGAATTTTAAAGGCTTTTGAATCAGCTGCTAAGAAGCTTTATGGCAATCAATATGAGTATGAAGCATCGATAGATCCAAATAGCAAAAACATAACTCTATATCAAAAAATTTTAGTTGTAGATGAAGATGATGAGAGATTAGATAATGAGCATTTTATAAGTCTTGATAAGGCTAGAGAGCTTGATAAAACTCTTGAAATTGGTGATAGCTTAAACTATGAGATAAATATCGAAGACCTAGGCAGAAGCGCCGCTGGAGTGCTAAGCCGTGAGATAGAATATCACATCCAACGCCTTATAGAAGAGAAAATTTTTGAAAAATACAATGCCAAGGTTGGCTCACTAGTCTTTGGGGCAGTAACAAGAGTCGATAGCGATGAAAATACCTTTATAGAAATAGATGAGATTAGAGCTGTGATGAGTATGAAAAACCGCATTAAAGATGAGAAATTCAAAGTCGGCGATGTGGTAAAATGTGTTATAAAAAGTGTAAAATTAGATAAAAAAGATGGGATAAAAGTCGAGCTATCACGCACTTCGCCTAAATTTCTTGAAGCTCTATTAAAAGCTGAAGTCCCAGAGATCAAAGATGGTGGCGTAATCGTCCAAAATAGTGCTAGAATCCCAGGCAAAAAAGCCAAAATCGCCCTATACTCAACCACCCCAAATATCGATCCAGTCGGTGCTACAGTAGGTGTCAAGGGAGTTAGGATCAATGCTGTAAGCAATGAATTAAATGGCGAAAATATAGACGCTATCGAGTATAGCAATGAGCCATCAATATTTGTAGCAAGAGCCTTAGCCCCAGCTATCGTAAGCTCTGTAAAAATAGAAGGCGATAAGGCTATTGTATCTTTGGTACCAGAGCAAAAATCCAAAGCCATCGGCGTAAGCGGTATCAATATCAGATTAGCAAGTATGCTAACCAAATATGAGATCGAACTACAAGAGTTAAGCACCCAGCCAAATCAGATAAACAACGAAGAGGGGCTAAAAAATCTAAAAGCGCTATTTGGCGATCTGTGATTTACGCTAATTTATCTTAATTTTAACCCAAAAGCACAAGCCAAGCGAGATAAAATTCATAACTAAATTTTATAGATATTTGAATTTATTAAGCTTGGCCTAAATTCACTCCATTATCAATTAATTATAAAATTTAAAATATTTTTGAATAAATTTTGATTATAATCTCGCAAAGATTTTAAAATCAGATAAAGGATAAAAATGATAAAAGAAGATAGCTTAATAAGCGACATTAAAGAGCATTTTAACACTCTTTTAAATGCTAGAAGCTTAGCAATTAGCAATGATGAGAGAATTTTGGAGTTTTTGCTAGTAAAATCAAGCTTTAAAAATGAGTATAAAGAGAGATTTTTTCAGGCACAATATGGGGCTTTAATCTTTAAAAAAGATGAGTTTTTAAATTTTTTAGATTTAAGATTGCTTAGTCATAGCTACACAAGTTTTTCAAACAAAATTGGCCTTGGAGTTAGCGAGAAAAAATTTCTTAAAAATAGCCAAAATGTGGTACTAAATTTCCCTTTTAAAGATTGTGTTTTAAAAGGCTCACAAAGCAAAGATGATGATAAAAATACAGAATTATTTTTTAATAATATCTTAGCTAAAAGTGAAATTGATCTGCTTTTTGCCCCAAAAGTGCTAAATAAATTTGAGCTAATTGGGGGGGGGATTTAGAAACTACTCTTAAAAATAGACCAAATTTATTAATCAAAGGCAATAATCTAATCGCCCTACACTCTTTAAAAGAGTATTTTCGCCACCAAAGCGAACAAAACAAAGTCAAACTAATCTACATAGACCCACCTTATAACACCGGTAGTGATAGCTTTAATTATAATGATAGATTTAATCACAGCACTTATCTAACCTTTATGAAAAATCGCCTAGAAATCGCAAGAGAGCTTTTAAGAGATGATGGGGTTATATTTGTCCAATGCGATGATAACGAACAAGCGTATTTAAAAGTGCTTATGGATGAGATTTTTGGGAGAGAGAATTTTGTAAATTGTATTGCTGTTCAAGTAAAATCATCTGCTGGATTTAAAGTAGTTAATAAAGGCGTTATGGAAGTAATGGAGTATATTTTATTTTACGCTAAAAATAAATCTATGTTTTCTGAAAATAAGGTTTTTAAAAATGTTCCCTATGATGATAATTACAATCTTTTTGTAGAAAATATAAATGATGAAATTTCAGAGTGGAAAATCGCAAAATTAACAGATAAATTTCCATTAAAAGACTTAAATAGTATATCTAAACAGCTCAATATTAAACCAAAAGAATTGCAAAATTTAATTTTTTCAAAATTTGCACTTGAACATTTAAATCAAGTGTTTAGATACACAGCTATCAACGATGATGCTGGACAAGAAACTATTGATGCAAGAAATAAATCTATACTTGATAATAAAATTTATATTGTAGAAACATCAAAAGGAAAAAGATATATACATAAAGGAAATCAAATCTTTTTTTATTCTTCAAAAGTCAAAAATATAAATAATCAAATGGTTCCAGCTGAACAAATTTCTAATATATGGACTGATATTAGATGGGAAGGTATCGCAAGAGAGGGGCAGATAACATTAAAAAAAGGCAAAAAACCCGAAGCCTTAATAAAAAGAATTATAGAAATCTCTACAAACGAAAACGATCTTGTCCTAGACTTCTTTGCTGGCTCTGGCACGACTTTAGCAGTGGCACATAAGATGAAAAGGCGCTATATAGGTATCGAGCAGATGGAGTATATAGAGAGTATCACCAAAGAGAGATTAAAAAAGGTAATTGAGGGCGAACAAGGTGGGATTAGCAAAGCTGTAAGCTGGAGTGGCGGTGGAAATTTAATTTACTGCGAATTAGCTAGTTTAAATGCTAAATTTATAGAAAAAATAGAAAATTCAAGCGATGAAAATGAGCTAAATCAAATTTATGAAAATTTACAAAAATTAGCTTTTATAGATTATAGAGTGGATATACAAAATGATTTAAAAGATGATGAATTTTCAAATTTAGATTTTATAAATAAAAAGAGAATTCTCAAAAAATGCTTAGATAGAAATATGGATTATATCCCTTATGCTGATATGAATGATAGTGAGTATAAGATAGATGAGAGAGCTAAAAAGCTAAATAAAATATTTTATGGAGAAAATGATGGGTAAATTATATGAAGAGATAATCGCCGAATATGGCAAAATGCCCTTAAGAGATATGGAAATCCCAAATCATATAAGAGATAATATCAGTAAAGAGCTAAGAGAGTATCAAATAGATGCTATAAAATACTACCTAGCAAACAAACAAACGCTAAATAAAAATCATCTAATGTTTAATATGGCTACAGGCAGCGGCAAAACGCTTGTAATGGCGGCTTTAATGCTTGATTGCTATAAAAATGGATATAGAAATTTTGTCTTTTTTGTCAATAGCACGGCGATTTTAGAAAAGACAAAAGCGAATTTTTGTGATATTTTCTCATCAAAATATCTATTTGCTAATGAGATAAATATAGATGGCAAAAGAGTAGAGATAAGGGCGATTAGCAACTTTGGTGAGAGTGATGAAAATGCTATAAATATCTATTTTAGCACTATTCAAGGACTTTTTAGCCTTTTTAAAGATGAGAAGGAAAACTCTTTAACTCTTAAAGATTTACAAAATTATGAGATTGTATTTTTAGCTGATGAGGCTCACCACTTAAATAGTGAAACCAAAAATAAGCTAAATTCAAGCGAACAAGATAACAAAGATGGCTGGGAGAGCATAATAAACAAAGCTTTTAATAGCCACGCAAATAACCTAATGCTAGAATTTAGCGCTACGATACCAAATGATAGAAAAGTCTTAGCAAAATATGAAGATAAGATTGTTTATGAGTATGCTTTAAGGGAGTTTTGCCTAGATGGATACTCAAAGAGAATTTTTCTAGTCAAATATGATAATACCGAGCTAAAAGCAAGGCTTTTGGGGGCTTGCTTGCTTAGTGCTTATAGGGAGCTTTTGGCAAGGGAAAATAATATAGAGCTAAAGCCAATAGTGCTATTTAAAAGCGAAAGTATAAATCTCTCAAAAGAGAATCAAAAGCTATTTAATGAGACACTTCAAGAGTTAAATAGTGATGATATAAGCGAATTTTATAATAATGTGGGTAAAGATGATGAGCTGTTTAAATATAGCTTGGAGTTTTTTAAAAATAAATTTGGAAAAAGCTATACAAATATCTTAGAAAATCATATAAAAGAGTCATTTAAAGAGATTTATCAAATAAACGCAAATGATGAAAAGGAGATAAAAGATTATCAAATCAAGCTAAACACTCTTGAAGATAAAGATAACACTATAAGAGCGATTTTTGCTGTAGATAAGCTAAATGAGGGCTGGGATGTGCTAAATCTCTTTGATATAGTGCGTTTAGGCTCAGCCGTAGTCAAAAATAGCTCAAAAACAACCACTAAAGAAGCCCAGCTAATAGGTCGTGGGGCTAGATACTATCCCTTTGGAAAAGGCGAAGAGAGATATAAACGAAAATATGATGATAAGCAATTTAGCGAGCTTACAATGCTAGAACGCCTTAGCTATCACGCTTTAAATGATGTAGAGTATATCCAAAAGATAAGAAATGAGCTAAAAGAACAAGGCCTAATGGACAAAGACAAGGGCATTACAGAGCTAAAACCTAGCCAAAAAGCCAAAGAAATCACAGATAAAAATGAAATTTTTTATGTGAGTAATGAGAAAATATTTTTAGATAAAATCTCTCTTTTTAACAAAGAGAATTTCGAAACAGTCCTAGAGTCCATCAAAATACCATATATAGGGCATAAAATTAGCAATAACGAAGAGAAATTTGATCTTGTTGAAGAGATAAACACAAGCTCTCAAAAATACTTTAAAATAGGTGATAAAATCGAATACAAAATCTTTGCTAAGGCTATGAATATCTTACAAATAGATATAAATAAGCTAAAAATCTATGATGAGAGCTTAAAAAGCAAAGTTGAATTTTACAGCGATATCATCGCACCGCTAAATTTGGTATTTAATAAAAATCAAGATTTTACAGACCCAAAAATACGGCTAGAAATTGCCAAATATATCCTTAATTGCTACAAAGATGAACTAAATACAGAGAGCAAAAACTTTGAAATAACTGAATTTAAAGCTCAAAAATTAGCTAGTATCGGCAGTAGAAAAATAGTCAAAAATGTGGAGTATAATGAAAATAATGAGCCAATTTTTAAAAATATAGAAAATAGCCCCTATGAGTGGCTTTACTATGATAAATTCTCTACTGATAGCAATCTGGAAAGAGAGTTTTTAGACTTTATAGAAGCCAATAAAGAGAGAATTGATAGAAATTTCAGCGAGTGGATAATTATGCGAAATGAGGGCTTTGAGGAGTTTAAAATTTATGATAATAGAGTGAGTGAGCCTACTTATGGCGAGGGTTTTGAGCCTGATTTTATATTTTTTGGTAAGCCAAAAGAGCATACAAGCACAGACCATCTATCAACGCAAATAATAATAGAAAGCAAAGGCGATGTGTATTATCAAAAAGATAAATGGAAAGAAGATTTTATCTTAAATGAGGGTATTTTAAACAAAAAAGTATTTAAAGCTACAAAAGATTTTGATGGGCAAATAGGGCTTAAAGTCTATGCTTTGCCATTTTTCCTTGATGAGAATAAAGATAAGGATAAAAATAAAGAATTCAAAAGGCAATTTGATGAATTTTTTAAAATTTAAACTTTGGGATAATTAACCAATTTAGAGCAATAGCAAAACAACCTTAAATGGTTATTTTGTGGCCAAAATTTGGAATATTAACAATGGGTACCCCTATAAAATCCGTGGCGTAAGCCACCCATTGAAAGGCTTTTACAAAATTTTCGCAATAGCAAAACAACCTTAAATGGTTGTTTTGTGGCGAAAATTTGGAATGTTAAGGGGGAAGGGGTAGCGGCTGCCAAAAAGCACCTTTGATTTTTACCTACTTTTAACGGCGCAGCGAAGCCACGCCTAAAGTAGAAAACTATTTTAACTCCGCACGGCAACAAGTCGCCGTTTGCGGCAAGCCCCATCGGCTTGACCCCGCACTAAAGCCCCCACTTCGTGGGGTTCCCCTATAAAAATCCGTGGTGTAAGCCACCCATTGAAAGGCTTTTCCAGGGGGTTGGGGGTTGTTAAGGGGGAAGGGGTAGCGTCTGCCAAAAAGCGCTCCCCTTCCCCCTTAAAAAAGAAATAAATTCAAAACAACAAATATCTAATAATTAAAAATAAATTTCTTTAAAATTTCAAACTTCTTAAAAAGAAAATAAAAATTTAAATCCACAAAAAATAAAAATAAATTTAATACTCACTCCATTCCAAGCTCTAAGGCTAGGAATTTTCCGGTGTATGAGCCACTTTTTTTATATCCTTTGGCTAATTCTACTGGACTGCCTTTGGCGATCACCTTACCGCCACCTGCACCACCTTCTGGCCCCATATCAACGATATAATCACAATTTTTAATCACATCTAAATTATGTTCTATCACCACAACTGAATTTCCTAATTCAACAAGATGATGAAGCACACTAGTAAGCCTATCTACATCCTTAAAATGCAGCCCCGTAGTAGGCTCATCTAAGATATAAAGAGTAGAGCCGGTGTCTGTGCGACTAAGCTCTTTGGCTAGTTTAATGCGTTGAGCCTCACCGCCACTTAGCGTAGTAGCTGGCTGTCCTAGTGTGAGATATCCTAGGCCAACAGAGCAAATGGTTTTTAGTTTAGAGTGGATTTTAGGCACCTTAGAAAAAAACTCCAAAGCCTCATCAGCACTCATCTCCAAAACTTCTGATATATTCTTGCCTTTGTATTTGATCTCTAAAGTTTGAGCATTATATCTACTTCCCTTACACGCATCACAAATCACGCTAATATCGGGCAAAAAGTGCATCTCAACCTTTATCTCGCCCTCTCCACTACACTTTTCGCATCTACCGCCTTTGACATTGAAGCTAAATCGGCCGATTTTATACCCTCTGATTTGTGCCTCTTTTGTCGCAGCAAATAGCACTCTTATCTCATCCATCACGCCTGTGTATGTAGCGGGATTTGAGCGTGGAGTTCTACCTATTGGGCTTTGGTCTAGATAGATGACCTTATCTAATTGCTCTAAGCCCTCTATCTTGGCCCCTTTTAAAATTTGAAATTTTCTAGCTCTATTTAATGCTATTTCAGCTGCTGGAAGTAGAGCTTTAAGCACTAATGAGCTTTTACCGCTACCACTCACACCAGTAACGCCTACAAGATTACTAAGTGGGAATTTGACACTTAAATTTGAGATATTATTTATAGTTATACCACTCAAATTTAACCATTTTTTTTGTTTTCGGCCTTTATAGTAGTTTATCTCTTTTTGACCATTTAGGTATTGTGCGGTTTGGGTTTGTGAGCTTAATAGCTCTTTATATGTACCTTGAAATACCACTTCTCCGCCATAAACTCCAGCCCCAGGGCCGATATCTACTATATAATCAGCTGCTTCAATAGTCTTTTTATCATGCTCTACGACAATTACGCTATTACCCTTTTCTTGTAGATTTCTTAAGGTTTTAATAAGCTTTAGAGTATCTCTCTCATGAAGTCCGATACTAGGCTCATCTAGCACATACATAACCCCGCTTAATCCACTGCCTATTTGACTAGCGATTCTTATTCGTTGAGCCTCACCGCCACTGATAGTTCTAGCATCCCTACCAAGGCTAATATAGCCAAGCCCAACATCATATAAGAAAAATAATCTCTCATTTATCTCTTTTAAAATCGGTGTAGCGATCAAACTCTCTTGAGCGCTTAAATGAGCGAAATTATCACTATTGCTAAAAAATTTAGTAGCATTTTCTATGCTCATATTTATGATTTCGCCTATTGATTTAGAGGCTACTTTGACAGCTAGGCTATCAGCACACAATCTATCACCACCGCAACTTTCGCATACTTTTTCAGTCATATACTCGCTAAAATCTTTATCATCTTTTAAAATTTCATAAGCAACTTTCAAAACCCCTTCAAAATGCTTATTAATCCTATGTCGTTTCCATAAAAATTCGATATTTTTTACATTTCCATAAAGTATAAGTCTCTTAGAATCATCATCAAGCTTGGAGTATGGAGTTTTGATATCAATGCCATTTTGTTCGCAAAATGCTATTAAAAATTTATAATAATAGCTCTTATTAAATCCATACATAACCTTTATCGCACCATCTTCAATGCTTAAATTATCATCAATTATCTTATTTAAATCCAAGCTAAATCGAATTCCTAGCCCATCACAGCTAGGACAAGCACCCTTAGGTGAGTTAAAGCTAAAACTAAGTGGTTCAAGAGCATTAAAGCTAATTTTACAATCAAAACAAGCATTATGCTCGCTAAAATGTATATGAGAGTTATCTAAGCCAAGCTCATCAGCGTTAGCTATCTCAATCTCAAGCTCACCAAAACTCTCATAAAGCCCCTTTTGGACATCATCTGCTATCCTAGAAGCGTTATCGCTATTTACTACAACCCTATCAATTACGGCTTTTATAGTGTGCTTTTTGGTCTTTGATAGCTCTATATCTTCATCCAATCTCACCATCACGCCATCTATCATAGCCCTTATAAAGCCCTTATTTTTTAAGCTCTCTAAAGTATCAGCAAAGCTACCTTTTTTCTCTCTTACAATTGGGGATAAAATCGTGATTTTAGAGCTTTGCGGGAGTTTGAGAATTTGATCTATTATATCATTTGCGCTCATTTTAGATACTCTTTTAGAGCATTTTGGGCAGTGCTGGATACCGATCCTAGCGTATAATAATCTTAAATAATCATAAATTTCAGTTATCGTCCCGACTGTGGAGCGTGGATTTTTGCTAGTGCTTTTTTGGTCAATTGCAATAGCTGGCGTGAGCCCATCTATATGATCTACATCGGGCTTTCCTACCTTATCAAGAAACTGCCTAGCGTAGCTTGAGAGTGATTCTATATATCTTCTTTGTCCCTCAGCGTATAAGGTATCAAAAGCCAAAGTACTCTTGCCACTACCGCTAAGACCTGTAAATACAACTAATCTATTTTTTGGGATATCTAGGTTAATATTTTTTAGATTATGCTCTTTAGCGCCTCTAATTTTGATAATGTCATTCATTTGTAATCCATAATTTAAATAAAATTAGGATTATATCTAAATTTTAATAATACGATAACTAACTAAGCATAAAATCCAAATTTCACCCTACTTTCTATCCTAAGAGTAGATGGCCAAAGCGCATAAAACCTAACACCCTTATACTCTAACTCCACCTTATAAAACATCCCCATAAAGCTCTTATCTATCACACTAGCCTCAAACTCTCCACCCATATAAATTTCGCTATAAGCAAAGATATTATTGCGACTTTTGATCCAC is part of the Campylobacter lanienae NCTC 13004 genome and harbors:
- a CDS encoding site-specific DNA-methyltransferase, encoding MDPPYNTGSDSFNYNDRFNHSTYLTFMKNRLEIARELLRDDGVIFVQCDDNEQAYLKVLMDEIFGRENFVNCIAVQVKSSAGFKVVNKGVMEVMEYILFYAKNKSMFSENKVFKNVPYDDNYNLFVENINDEISEWKIAKLTDKFPLKDLNSISKQLNIKPKELQNLIFSKFALEHLNQVFRYTAINDDAGQETIDARNKSILDNKIYIVETSKGKRYIHKGNQIFFYSSKVKNINNQMVPAEQISNIWTDIRWEGIAREGQITLKKGKKPEALIKRIIEISTNENDLVLDFFAGSGTTLAVAHKMKRRYIGIEQMEYIESITKERLKKVIEGEQGGISKAVSWSGGGNLIYCELASLNAKFIEKIENSSDENELNQIYENLQKLAFIDYRVDIQNDLKDDEFSNLDFINKKRILKKCLDRNMDYIPYADMNDSEYKIDERAKKLNKIFYGENDG
- the uvrA gene encoding excinuclease ABC subunit UvrA, producing the protein MNDIIKIRGAKEHNLKNINLDIPKNRLVVFTGLSGSGKSTLAFDTLYAEGQRRYIESLSSYARQFLDKVGKPDVDHIDGLTPAIAIDQKSTSKNPRSTVGTITEIYDYLRLLYARIGIQHCPKCSKRVSKMSANDIIDQILKLPQSSKITILSPIVREKKGSFADTLESLKNKGFIRAMIDGVMVRLDEDIELSKTKKHTIKAVIDRVVVNSDNASRIADDVQKGLYESFGELEIEIANADELGLDNSHIHFSEHNACFDCKISFNALEPLSFSFNSPKGACPSCDGLGIRFSLDLNKIIDDNLSIEDGAIKVMYGFNKSYYYKFLIAFCEQNGIDIKTPYSKLDDDSKRLILYGNVKNIEFLWKRHRINKHFEGVLKVAYEILKDDKDFSEYMTEKVCESCGGDRLCADSLAVKVASKSIGEIINMSIENATKFFSNSDNFAHLSAQESLIATPILKEINERLFFLYDVGLGYISLGRDARTISGGEAQRIRIASQIGSGLSGVMYVLDEPSIGLHERDTLKLIKTLRNLQEKGNSVIVVEHDKKTIEAADYIVDIGPGAGVYGGEVVFQGTYKELLSSQTQTAQYLNGQKEINYYKGRKQKKWLNLSGITINNISNLSVKFPLSNLVGVTGVSGSGKSSLVLKALLPAAEIALNRARKFQILKGAKIEGLEQLDKVIYLDQSPIGRTPRSNPATYTGVMDEIRVLFAATKEAQIRGYKIGRFSFNVKGGRCEKCSGEGEIKVEMHFLPDISVICDACKGSRYNAQTLEIKYKGKNISEVLEMSADEALEFFSKVPKIHSKLKTICSVGLGYLTLGQPATTLSGGEAQRIKLAKELSRTDTGSTLYILDEPTTGLHFKDVDRLTSVLHHLVELGNSVVVIEHNLDVIKNCDYIVDMGPEGGAGGGKVIAKGSPVELAKGYKKSGSYTGKFLALELGME
- a CDS encoding site-specific DNA-methyltransferase, which translates into the protein MIKEDSLISDIKEHFNTLLNARSLAISNDERILEFLLVKSSFKNEYKERFFQAQYGALIFKKDEFLNFLDLRLLSHSYTSFSNKIGLGVSEKKFLKNSQNVVLNFPFKDCVLKGSQSKDDDKNTELFFNNILAKSEIDLLFAPKVLNKFELIGGGI
- a CDS encoding DEAD/DEAH box helicase family protein, whose protein sequence is MGKLYEEIIAEYGKMPLRDMEIPNHIRDNISKELREYQIDAIKYYLANKQTLNKNHLMFNMATGSGKTLVMAALMLDCYKNGYRNFVFFVNSTAILEKTKANFCDIFSSKYLFANEINIDGKRVEIRAISNFGESDENAINIYFSTIQGLFSLFKDEKENSLTLKDLQNYEIVFLADEAHHLNSETKNKLNSSEQDNKDGWESIINKAFNSHANNLMLEFSATIPNDRKVLAKYEDKIVYEYALREFCLDGYSKRIFLVKYDNTELKARLLGACLLSAYRELLARENNIELKPIVLFKSESINLSKENQKLFNETLQELNSDDISEFYNNVGKDDELFKYSLEFFKNKFGKSYTNILENHIKESFKEIYQINANDEKEIKDYQIKLNTLEDKDNTIRAIFAVDKLNEGWDVLNLFDIVRLGSAVVKNSSKTTTKEAQLIGRGARYYPFGKGEERYKRKYDDKQFSELTMLERLSYHALNDVEYIQKIRNELKEQGLMDKDKGITELKPSQKAKEITDKNEIFYVSNEKIFLDKISLFNKENFETVLESIKIPYIGHKISNNEEKFDLVEEINTSSQKYFKIGDKIEYKIFAKAMNILQIDINKLKIYDESLKSKVEFYSDIIAPLNLVFNKNQDFTDPKIRLEIAKYILNCYKDELNTESKNFEITEFKAQKLASIGSRKIVKNVEYNENNEPIFKNIENSPYEWLYYDKFSTDSNLEREFLDFIEANKERIDRNFSEWIIMRNEGFEEFKIYDNRVSEPTYGEGFEPDFIFFGKPKEHTSTDHLSTQIIIESKGDVYYQKDKWKEDFILNEGILNKKVFKATKDFDGQIGLKVYALPFFLDENKDKDKNKEFKRQFDEFFKI
- the nusA gene encoding transcription termination factor NusA; the encoded protein is MEKILDIIESIAHEKNLSIDDVKARILKAFESAAKKLYGNQYEYEASIDPNSKNITLYQKILVVDEDDERLDNEHFISLDKARELDKTLEIGDSLNYEINIEDLGRSAAGVLSREIEYHIQRLIEEKIFEKYNAKVGSLVFGAVTRVDSDENTFIEIDEIRAVMSMKNRIKDEKFKVGDVVKCVIKSVKLDKKDGIKVELSRTSPKFLEALLKAEVPEIKDGGVIVQNSARIPGKKAKIALYSTTPNIDPVGATVGVKGVRINAVSNELNGENIDAIEYSNEPSIFVARALAPAIVSSVKIEGDKAIVSLVPEQKSKAIGVSGINIRLASMLTKYEIELQELSTQPNQINNEEGLKNLKALFGDL